One genomic segment of Sminthopsis crassicaudata isolate SCR6 chromosome 2, ASM4859323v1, whole genome shotgun sequence includes these proteins:
- the LOC141554146 gene encoding uncharacterized protein LOC141554146 isoform X2 has protein sequence MASRFSTARSQKSLTFQDVAVDFSQEEWGLLEPAQKDMYRDVMLENYENFISLGLPISKPSMISQLERGEAPWIAEGRVSLSTYMGSLDQKMRFKTIESAFKQCISMGESASEKLTKNGIRDSKVSEIWNYDIRLERQKCNQKRQYSHVTNTHRKTSNEPSAAHEGNTLWRKLSLRSVFDTQQRVSVRKCPYKYDTLGKNFKQFSDLIKHNRLFLGKKMSKYNKCRKPFSYHSNLIYYHRIHSQGKACKCNVCGKVSNINSCLTANQRIHSTVKPYKCKECGKAFRLKGNFKIHKIIHTREKTFECNKYGKDFRKNQYLIQHQTNHAGEKYFECNECGKGFRKSSSLIQHQRIHTGEKPFECNECGKAFSQKGSLNAHQRIHTGEKPYKCKECGQAFNWMGNLNTHKKIHTGEKPYVCDECGKVFSRKGSLIAHTRIHTGEKPFQCNECGISFKWRRYLKEHKKIHTGEKHLECNQCGKGLRKTSSLMQHQRIHNGEKPYKCNECGNSFNRKEHLKTHKIIHTGEKPFECNECGKAFNQKGSLNIHQRIHTGEKPYKCKECGKAFRWKGNLNTHEKTHTGVKPYKCNECGKSFSRKGNLNAHNRIHTGEKPFQCNECGIAFK, from the exons GGCTTCCCATTTCCAAACCCAGCATGATTTCCCAGTTGGAAAGAGGAGAAGCTCCATGGATTGCAGAGGGAAGAGTTTCACTGAGCACTTACATGG gTTCCCTTGATCAGAAGATGAGATTCAAAACCATTGAGTCAGCTTTCAAGCAGTGTATTTCTATGGGAGAGTCAGCTAGCGAGAAACTTACAAAGAATGGTATCCGAGATTCTAAAGTGtcagaaatttggaattatgatatCAGgttagaaaggcagaaatgcaACCAAAAGAGACAGTATAGCCATGTAACAAACACTCATAGAAAAACTTCAAATGAACCAAGTGCTGCTCATGAAGGTAATACTTTGTGGAGAAAGCTCAGTCTGAGGTCAGTTTTTGACACACAACAAAGAGTTTCTGTAAGAAAATGTCCGTATAAATATGATACACTTGGAAAGAACTTTAAGCAGTTTTCAGACCTAATTAAACATAATAGATTGTTCTTAGGCAAGAAAATGTCCAAGTATAATAAATGCAGAAAGCCTTTCAGCTATCACTCAAACCTTATTTATTACCATAGAATACATTCTCAAGGGAAAGCATGTAAATGCAATGTATGTGGCAAAGTCTCCAACATTAACTCTTGCCTTACTGCAAACCAAAGAATTCATTCTACAGTGAAGCCCtataaatgtaaagaatgtgggaaagccttccgtctaaagggaaattttaaaatacacaagATTATTCATACTAGAGAGAAAACTTTTGAATGTAACAAATAtggaaaagacttcaggaaaAATCAGTACCTAATTCAGCATCAAACAAATCATGCCGGAGAGAAATATTtcgaatgtaatgaatgtggaaaaggcTTCAGGAAAAGCTCATCCCTTATACagcatcaaagaattcatactggagagaaaccatttgaATGCAATGAGTGTGGGAAAGCATTCAGCCAGAAGGGAAGCCTTAAtgcacatcagagaattcacactggagagaaaccctataaatgtaaagaatgtgGGCAAGCCTTCAACTGGATGGGAAACCTTAATACACATaaaaaaattcatactggagagaaaccctatgtATGCGATGAATGTGGGAAAGTCTTTAGTAGGAAAGGGAGCCTTATTGCTCATacaagaattcatactggagaaaaaccttttcAGTGTAATGAATGTGGTATATCTTTCAAATGGCGTAGATACCTTAAAGAGCATAAAAAAATTCATACTGGTGAGAAACATcttgaatgtaatcagtgtgggaAAGGTTTGAGGAAGACTTCATCCTTAATGCAacatcaaagaattcacaatggagaaaaaccttataagtgtaatgaatgtggaaattcTTTCAACCGGAAGGAACATcttaaaacacataaaataattcatactggagaaaaaccatttgaatgtaatgaatgtgggaaagccttcaacCAGAAGGGAAGCCTTAATatacatcaaagaattcatactggagagaaaccatataaGTGTAAAGagtgtggaaaagctttcagATGGAAGGGAAACCTTAATACACATGAGAAAACTCATACTGGAGtgaaaccctataaatgtaatgaatgtgggaaatccTTCAGCCGAAAGGGAAACCTTAATGCACATAacagaattcatactggagagaaacctttccaatgtaatgaatgtgggataGCTTTCAAGTGA
- the LOC141554146 gene encoding uncharacterized protein LOC141554146 isoform X3, with protein MISQLERGEAPWIAEGRVSLSTYMGSLDQKMRFKTIESAFKQCISMGESASEKLTKNGIRDSKVSEIWNYDIRLERQKCNQKRQYSHVTNTHRKTSNEPSAAHEGNTLWRKLSLRSVFDTQQRVSVRKCPYKYDTLGKNFKQFSDLIKHNRLFLGKKMSKYNKCRKPFSYHSNLIYYHRIHSQGKACKCNVCGKVSNINSCLTANQRIHSTVKPYKCKECGKAFRLKGNFKIHKIIHTREKTFECNKYGKDFRKNQYLIQHQTNHAGEKYFECNECGKGFRKSSSLIQHQRIHTGEKPFECNECGKAFSQKGSLNAHQRIHTGEKPYKCKECGQAFNWMGNLNTHKKIHTGEKPYVCDECGKVFSRKGSLIAHTRIHTGEKPFQCNECGISFKWRRYLKEHKKIHTGEKHLECNQCGKGLRKTSSLMQHQRIHNGEKPYKCNECGNSFNRKEHLKTHKIIHTGEKPFECNECGKAFNQKGSLNIHQRIHTGEKPYKCKECGKAFRWKGNLNTHEKTHTGVKPYKCNECGKSFSRKGNLNAHNRIHTGEKPFQCNECGIAFK; from the exons ATGATTTCCCAGTTGGAAAGAGGAGAAGCTCCATGGATTGCAGAGGGAAGAGTTTCACTGAGCACTTACATGG gTTCCCTTGATCAGAAGATGAGATTCAAAACCATTGAGTCAGCTTTCAAGCAGTGTATTTCTATGGGAGAGTCAGCTAGCGAGAAACTTACAAAGAATGGTATCCGAGATTCTAAAGTGtcagaaatttggaattatgatatCAGgttagaaaggcagaaatgcaACCAAAAGAGACAGTATAGCCATGTAACAAACACTCATAGAAAAACTTCAAATGAACCAAGTGCTGCTCATGAAGGTAATACTTTGTGGAGAAAGCTCAGTCTGAGGTCAGTTTTTGACACACAACAAAGAGTTTCTGTAAGAAAATGTCCGTATAAATATGATACACTTGGAAAGAACTTTAAGCAGTTTTCAGACCTAATTAAACATAATAGATTGTTCTTAGGCAAGAAAATGTCCAAGTATAATAAATGCAGAAAGCCTTTCAGCTATCACTCAAACCTTATTTATTACCATAGAATACATTCTCAAGGGAAAGCATGTAAATGCAATGTATGTGGCAAAGTCTCCAACATTAACTCTTGCCTTACTGCAAACCAAAGAATTCATTCTACAGTGAAGCCCtataaatgtaaagaatgtgggaaagccttccgtctaaagggaaattttaaaatacacaagATTATTCATACTAGAGAGAAAACTTTTGAATGTAACAAATAtggaaaagacttcaggaaaAATCAGTACCTAATTCAGCATCAAACAAATCATGCCGGAGAGAAATATTtcgaatgtaatgaatgtggaaaaggcTTCAGGAAAAGCTCATCCCTTATACagcatcaaagaattcatactggagagaaaccatttgaATGCAATGAGTGTGGGAAAGCATTCAGCCAGAAGGGAAGCCTTAAtgcacatcagagaattcacactggagagaaaccctataaatgtaaagaatgtgGGCAAGCCTTCAACTGGATGGGAAACCTTAATACACATaaaaaaattcatactggagagaaaccctatgtATGCGATGAATGTGGGAAAGTCTTTAGTAGGAAAGGGAGCCTTATTGCTCATacaagaattcatactggagaaaaaccttttcAGTGTAATGAATGTGGTATATCTTTCAAATGGCGTAGATACCTTAAAGAGCATAAAAAAATTCATACTGGTGAGAAACATcttgaatgtaatcagtgtgggaAAGGTTTGAGGAAGACTTCATCCTTAATGCAacatcaaagaattcacaatggagaaaaaccttataagtgtaatgaatgtggaaattcTTTCAACCGGAAGGAACATcttaaaacacataaaataattcatactggagaaaaaccatttgaatgtaatgaatgtgggaaagccttcaacCAGAAGGGAAGCCTTAATatacatcaaagaattcatactggagagaaaccatataaGTGTAAAGagtgtggaaaagctttcagATGGAAGGGAAACCTTAATACACATGAGAAAACTCATACTGGAGtgaaaccctataaatgtaatgaatgtgggaaatccTTCAGCCGAAAGGGAAACCTTAATGCACATAacagaattcatactggagagaaacctttccaatgtaatgaatgtgggataGCTTTCAAGTGA